Part of the Stigmatella erecta genome is shown below.
GCGCAGGAGGAGGAGAAGCGCCGCCTGGAGGCCCTGGCCGAGCTGAACCGCGCCAAGACGGACTTCTTCGCCAACGTCAGCCACGAGTTCCGCACCCCGCTGACCCTGATGCTGGGGCCGCTGGAGGACAGCCTCGCGGACACCGCGCAGCCGCTGCCCCCGCGCCAGCGCGAGCGCCAGGAGACCATCCACCGCAGCAGCCTGCGCCTGCTGAAGCTCGTCAACACCCTGCTGGACTTCGCCCGCATCGAGGCGGGGCGCGCGCAGACCACCTTCCGCCCGGTGGACCTGTCCGCCCTGACCGCGGAGCTCGCCAGCGCCTTCCGCTCGCTCATCGAGAGCGCCGGGATGCGGCTGGTGGTGGACTGTCCGCCCCTGCCCGAGCCCGTCTACGTGGACGCCGAGGCGTGGGAAAAGGTGGTGCTGAACCTGCTGTCCAACGCCTTCAAGTTCACCTTCGAGGGCGAGGTCCGCGTCACCGTCCGGCCCCAGGGGCGAAGCGTCCAGGTCGACATCGCGGACACGGGCGCGGGCATCCCCGCCCAGGCGCTGCCCCACCTGTTCGAGCGCTTCCACCGCGTCCAGGGCTCCCGGGGGCGGAGCTACGAGGGCAGCGGCATCGGGCTGGCCCTGGTGAAGGAGCTCATCCACCAGCATGGCGGCACGGTGGACGTCCAGAGCACCCTGGGCCAGGGCACCACTTTCCGCATCGCGCTGCCCCTGGGCACGGCCCACCTGCCCGCCGGGCACCTCCAGGCGGCCGCCCCGCCTCCGGACGTGCGCCCGCGGGCCCGCTTCTTCCTGGAGGAGGCCTCGCAGTGGCTCCAGGCCGAGGGCGCCGCCGCGCCGCTGCCCGCCGCGGAGCCCGGCGCCCTGGAGGGGGCCCCCCGGTCCGCCGCGCGCATCCTCCTCGTCGAGGACAACGCGGACATGCGCGCCTACATCCAGAAGCTGCTCGGCGCCCGGTGGGCGGTGGAGGCCGTGGCCGATGGGCTGGATGCGCTGCAGGCCGCCCGGGAGCGGACGCCGGACCTCGTGCTGACCGATGTGATGATGCCGGGGCTGGGCGGCTTCGGGCTCCTGAAGGAGCTGCGCGCGGACCCCCAGACCGCCGCCGTGCCCGTCATCCTCCTGTCGGCCCGCGCGGGCGAGGAGGCCTCCATCGAGGGGCTGCAAGCGGGCGCCGATGACTACCTGGTGAAGCCCTTCTCGGCGCGGGAGCTGGTGTCGCGGGTCGCGGCCCGCCTGGAGATTGCCCAGGCCCACCGCGCGGTCCGGATGGCGCAGGCCCGGCTGCACACCCAGCTCATGCAGGCGCCCGTGGCGGTGTCCATCGTCTCGGGGCCGGAGCTGCGCTTCGAGCTGGCCAACACGCGCTACCTCGCCCTGCTGGGCCGCCAGGACGTGCTGGGCAAGCCGTTCCAGGAGGTCTTCCCCGAGCTGCCCGCGGACGCCCCCGTCTTCCAGATGGTCTGGAATGTTTTCAAGACGGGCGAGCCCTTCACGGCGGATGAGTACCCCGTCCACCTGGACCCGGACGGCACCGGCGGCAAGGACGTGTACTTCCAGTTCACCTGTCAGCCCATCCGGGACGCCACGGGCACCCTCGAGGGCGTCATGACGGTGGCCGTGGACGTGACGTTCCAGGTGGAGGCCCGCGCCCAGCTCCAGCGCCTCGCCGCGCAGGAGCGCGAGGCGCGCGGCCGGGCGGAGGACGCGGACCAGCGCAAGGACGAGTTCCTCGCCATGCTGGCCCACGAGCTGCGCAACCCCCTGGCCGCCCTGAGCACCGCCCTGGAGATGATGGGCCGGAGCCCGGGGGACGAGGTCCGCGCCGCGCGCCTGCGCGACACCTGCAACCGCCAGGTCCACAACCTCGTGCGCCTGGTGGACGACTTGCTGGATGTGTCCCGCATCACCCGGGGCAAGGTGGAGCTGCGCCCGGCGGAGGTGGACTTCACCACCATCGTCCAGAACGCGCTGGGCACGAGCCGGACCCTCATCGACGCGCGGGGGCACGAGCTGTCGGTGACGTTCGCCCCCGGCAACTTCCACCTCCAGGCGGATGCCACGCGCCTGGAGCAGGTGGTCTCCAACCTCCTCAACAACGCGGCCAAGTACACCGACACCGGGGGCCGCATCCAGGTGCGGCTGGAGCGCGAGGAGACGCCCACCCAGGCCTGGGCCGTGCTTCGCGTGCGGGACACGGGCCGGGGCATTGCCCCGGAGATGCTCAGCCGGGTGTTTGATTTGTTCGTCCAGGTGGACCCGTCCATCGACCGCTCGGGCGGGGGGCTCGGCATCGGGCTGACGCTGGTGGACCGGCTGGTGGCCATGCACGGCGGCACCGTCTCCGTGCACAGCGAGGGGCTGGGCAAGGGCAGCGAGTTCAGGGTCCGGCTCCCGCTGCCGCCCCGGCAGGCCGCAGCCCCCCGGGCCCCGCCGCCCAGCGCGCGCCCGGCCCAGGAGCCCCCTGCGAAACGCCGGGTGGTGGTGGTGGAGGACAATGAGGATGTCCGGGACATCATGAAGGAGTTGCTGGAGGACCAGGGCCACGAGGTCACCGTGGCCACCCATGGCCTGGCCGCGGTGGAGACGCTGCTGGCGGTGCTCCCGGACGTGGCCTTCGTGGATGTGGGCCTGCCGGGCATCGACGGCTTCGAGGTGGCCCGGCGGGTGCGGGCCACGCCGGAAGGCGCTTCACTCTACCTGGTGGCGCTCACCGGCTATGGTGGCCCGGACGCCAAGGCAAAGGCCCAGCAGGCCGGCTTCAACCTGCACCTCGTCAAGCCCATCAACTTCCAGGACTTGCCCCGCATCATGGACTCCACCCCGAAGAAAACCCCGCAGCCGTCCTGAGGGCCCGCATGGCCATGCCCAACCCCTCCGCCGCCCCGGTCTCCTGGCACCTGCTCACGGGGGAGTATCCCCCTCAGCCCGGAGGCGTCAGTGACTACACCCGGCTCGTCGCCCACGCCCTGGCGCGAGCCGGTGAGCGCGTCCATGTCTGGGCGCCCGGGGCACGGGAGGAGCGGACGGAAGAGGGCGTCCAGGTCCACCGCGAGCCCGGCCTCTTCACCCCCCTGGGCCTGGCGCGGCTGACGTGGGCGCTGGAGCGGATGCCCCGTCCCCGGCGGCTGCTGCTTCAGTACGTGCCGCACGCCTTCGGGATGAAGGCGATGAACGTGCCGTTCTGCGCCTGGTTCGCCGCGCGGCGGCACGACGAGCGCTGGGTGTTCTTTCATGAGGTGGTGTACCCGTGGAGCCCCCAGGCCCCGCTGCGGCACCAGGTGCTGGCGGGCACCACCCGGGTGATGGCGCAGATGGTGGCCGGGAGCGCCACGCGGACGTTCGTCTCCATCCCCGCCTGGAAGGCGTACCTGCCGGAGGAAGTCCGTGCCCGCGCCGAGTGGCGCCCCGTGCCCAGCACCCTGTCCACCGTGGCCTCGCCGGAGGCCGTCTCCCGGCTGCGCGCGGAGCTGGGACCGGGCCCCTGGCTGGGGCACTTCGGGACGTACGGGAAGGCCACGGCGGAGCCCCTGGAGCGGGTGCTCGTGCCGCTCTTGCACGCGGGCCCGGAGCGGCGGGCGCTGCTGCTCGGCCGGGGCAGCCGGGCCTATGCCGCGGGGCTGGAGCAGCGCCACCCGGAGCTCGCGGGCCGGGTGGTCTTCCGCGACGCCCTCTCTCCGGAGGAGGTGGCCGTGTGCCTGAAGGCCAGCGACGTGCTCGTGCAACCCTACCCGGATGGGGTGAGCGCCCGGCGGACGACGGCCATGGCGGGGCTGGCGCTGGGCGTGCCGCTGGTGACGAACACCGGCCACCTCACCGAGCCGGTGTGGCGCGGCCTGGGCGCCCTCGCGCTGGCGGAAGGCACGGAGGCGGCCCCCTTCCTCGCGCTCACCGAGCGGCTGCTGTCCCACCCCCAGGAGCGGGCCGCCCTGGGCGCCCGCGCGGAGGAAGTCTACCGGGAGCGCTTCTCGCTGGAGCGCACGGTGGATGCACTGCTGAGCCCCGCTCCCACGGAAGGACCGGCCCGTCCATGAGCGGGGCGTCCCCGTTGAAGCTCGCGCTGCTGATGGATCCGCGCGAGGAGGGCTGGCCGAGCATGGACCTCGTGGGGGAGGCCCTGCTGGAGGGGCTGTCCGCGCGGCCCCGGGAGGTGGCCGTGACGGGCGTGCGCCCGGCCCTGCACCGGGTGGTCCGCCAGCTGCCCAAGGTGGGCACCCGCAACGCGGCCTTCAACGCGGACCGGCTCCTCACGCGCTTCGGCGCCTACCCGCTGCGCGCGCTCCAGGCCCGGGGCCGGTACGAGGCCTTCCACGTGGTGGACCACACCTATGCGCAGCTCGTCCACGCCCTTCCCGCGGAGCGGACCGGCGTCTACTGCCACGACCTCGATGCCTTCCGCTCCGTGCTGGAGCCCGCCCGCGAGCCCCGCCCGGCCTGGTTCCGCGGGATGGCCCGCGTCACGCTGCGGGGCCTGGAGCGAGCGGCCGTCGTGTTCCACAGCACCCAGGCGGTGCGCCGCCAGCTCCTCGCGCACGGGGTGACGGCCTCGGAGCGGCTCGTCTGGGCGCCGTATGGCGTCTCCCCCGAGTACCGCCCGGAGCCTTCCCCCGGGGACGCCAGCGAGGCCCTCCTCGCGCCGCTGGGGGGCAGGCCCTTCCTGCTGCACGTGAGCAGCGCCATCCCCCGCAAGCGCCTGGATGTGCTCTTCGACGTGTTCGCCGCGCTGCGGGCCCGCCACCCCGAGCTGCGGCTCGTCCAGCAGGGCGGAGCGCTCACCCCGGCCCAGCGGGCGCAGGTGGCCCAGCTGGGCATCGGCGATGCGCTGCTTCAGCCGCCCAAGGTGGACCGGGCGACGCTGGCCGGCATGTACCGCCGGGCCTGGGCGGTGCTCGTCCCCAGCGAGGCGGAGGGCTTTGGCCTGCCCGTCATCGAAGCGCTCGCCTGCGGCGCGCGGGTCATCGCCAGCGACCTGGAGGTGCTGCGGGAGGTGGGCGGCGAGGCCTGCACCTACTGCCCCGTGGCCCAGGTGGACGCCTGGGTGGAGACGCTGGACGCGCTGCGCTCGGACCGGCAGCAGGCCCCCTCCCGCGAGGCCCGCCTGGCCCGCGCGAGCCACTTCACGTGGGAGGCGCACGCCCAAACGGTGCTGGAGGCCTACCTCCACCTGCTCCGCCCTGGATTCTCGAAGCGTGAGACAAAAGACGGCACCCGCTGACAATTTTGGTCACGTAGGCCCTTGGGGCCGATGCAGGCGCAGCGCGGGGCACCGGAGACAGGGTGCGTCCCGTGCCCTCATCCCAAAAAGGGATACCCGGGACAGGCGGATTTGATCATTCACGCAGGGCGGATCATCACACCCATCCTGTACACGCCCTGGCCGGGCGCCTCCACCCGTCGAGCGGTGATTCACACGTGGGGTGTGGCTCGGCCCTTGCTCTCTCGCTTGGCCTGGGTGGCAGGTGCCTACTCTCCAGGAGCTCCCATGGTTCAGCGTTCGCGAGGCTTCACCCTCATCGAGCTCATGATTGTCGTGGCCATCATCGGAATCCTCGCCAGCATCGCGATTCCGAGCTTCATGCGCTTCCAGGCGCGGGCGCGGCAGTCCGAGGTGAGCACCCAGCTCAAGAGCCTGTTCACCAGCATGCGCACCCTGCAGCGCAAGCCGGATGACAACATCCACGGCACGGGCTTCTCGCCAGATCGCGGCAACCGCTACAGCTACCACCTGGAGAACGGGTGCTCCACCTACGAGGAGCGCACCACGCTCGATGCCGTCCTGCACCCCCGGGACACGTGCATTGGCGCGGACGCCAACCGGTTCAGCGACTTCCCCCCCTTCTTCGAGCTGGTTCCCGTGCCGAATCCCAACTGGGATGAGCAGGGCACCGCCCACGGCATGGGCGGCGAGGCCGGTATCTACGGGGACACGGGCAGCTGGGACTTCATCGCGTACGGCGCGGGAGACGTGGACGACCAGGTCTCCGATGCCCCCGACACCTGGCTCATCTCCTCGGCGGACGGGCTCCTCGAGACGGCCTGCCCGGATTCCGCGGGCGTGCCGGAGAGTGTCTCCGCCGGCGAGCCCTTCAACGTCAGCAACGACGTCAACTGCCCGTAGCCCTGTCGCCCGCCGGGAGCCCCCTGCCTGGGCCCGCCCCGGCTTCCTGGCTTGACCCTTGGGAAGGGGTTTGATTCGGTCGCCGGGCTTTGCGCATCCTCTTCCTCAATCCCGTGGGCATTCTCGGCGGTGCCGAGCGCGCGCTGCTCGACCTGCTGGCCTGCCTGCGAAGGCTCGATCCCGGCCTGTCCCTGTTCCTGCTGGTGGGGACCCCCGGGCCCCTGCTGGACGAAGCCCGGGCGCTCGGGGTGGAGGCGCGGCTGCTGCCCCTGCCCGAGCAGCTCTCCACGCTGGGGGACAGTGGCCTGCGGAACCAGGGCCCCCAGGCGCTGTGGGGCTTTGCCCGCAGGCTGGCGCCCGCCCCGGCCTTGCTCGCCACGTACCTGCGCGCGCTGCGCCGCGAAGTCCAGGCGCTGCGGCCCCAGCTCATCCACTCGAATGGCATCAAGACGCACCTGCTGAGCCCGGCCACCGTGGGGCTGCCGGTGGCGCGCGTGTGGCACATCCATGACTTCGTGGGCGAGCGCCCCCTGGTGCGCCGGGCCCTCCGGGGCCTGCGGCCCCTGGCGACGGCGGCCATCGCCAACTCCCAGGCGGTGGGCGAGGACGCGCGGGAAGTGCTCGGGGGGGTGCCCGTGCGGGTCGTCTACAACGGCGTGGACGTGGAGCGCTTCACGCCGGGCCCGGGGGATGGGGCGCGGCTGGATGGGCTCGCGGGGCTGCCGCCGGCCGCCGAGGGCACCCTGCGCATCGGCCTGGTGGCCACCTACGCGCGCTGGAAGGGGCACGACGTCTTCCTCCAGGCGGCGGCCGGGCTGGTGCGCGCGTGCCCCACGGTGCCCCTGCGCTTCTACCTGGTGGGCGCGCCGCTCTACCGCACCCAGGCCTCGCAGTTCTCCGAGGCGGAGCTGCGGGGCTTCGTGAAGGCGCTGGGCCTGGAGGGGCAGGTGGGGCTGGTGCCGTTTCAGCAGGACCCCGTGGCCGTCTACCGGGCGCTGGACATCTTCGTGCACGCGAGCACCCGGCGCGAGCCGTTCGGGCTCACCATCGCCGAGGCGATGGCGTGTGGCAGGCCCACCGTGCTCTCCCGGGCCAGCG
Proteins encoded:
- a CDS encoding ATP-binding protein yields the protein MPLLPPASSPSAPNTVLEGGGEMGALMRTLDWSQTPVGPVETWPQSLRTVISIVLASRHAMIAFWGPELVQFYNDSYRPILGAIKHPRAMGQSARECWAEAWEVLGPSFSAVLERGESTYIEDGLVCIDRYGYLEEAYFTYAYSPLKDESGGINGLFNACSESTARVLSARRFKTLHALSEDQQIPPSAEEACQQAARVLASNRHDVPFALIYLADPEHATLRLTGTVGLEPGSAAAPPTLDLDAPAEVYPWASVVRTGTPVLLKALPAALPPFPGGPWPEPATSAMALPLVRPGHEAPTGVLVVGLSPRRALDAEYQGFLELLARHVSNAVANARAQEEEKRRLEALAELNRAKTDFFANVSHEFRTPLTLMLGPLEDSLADTAQPLPPRQRERQETIHRSSLRLLKLVNTLLDFARIEAGRAQTTFRPVDLSALTAELASAFRSLIESAGMRLVVDCPPLPEPVYVDAEAWEKVVLNLLSNAFKFTFEGEVRVTVRPQGRSVQVDIADTGAGIPAQALPHLFERFHRVQGSRGRSYEGSGIGLALVKELIHQHGGTVDVQSTLGQGTTFRIALPLGTAHLPAGHLQAAAPPPDVRPRARFFLEEASQWLQAEGAAAPLPAAEPGALEGAPRSAARILLVEDNADMRAYIQKLLGARWAVEAVADGLDALQAARERTPDLVLTDVMMPGLGGFGLLKELRADPQTAAVPVILLSARAGEEASIEGLQAGADDYLVKPFSARELVSRVAARLEIAQAHRAVRMAQARLHTQLMQAPVAVSIVSGPELRFELANTRYLALLGRQDVLGKPFQEVFPELPADAPVFQMVWNVFKTGEPFTADEYPVHLDPDGTGGKDVYFQFTCQPIRDATGTLEGVMTVAVDVTFQVEARAQLQRLAAQEREARGRAEDADQRKDEFLAMLAHELRNPLAALSTALEMMGRSPGDEVRAARLRDTCNRQVHNLVRLVDDLLDVSRITRGKVELRPAEVDFTTIVQNALGTSRTLIDARGHELSVTFAPGNFHLQADATRLEQVVSNLLNNAAKYTDTGGRIQVRLEREETPTQAWAVLRVRDTGRGIAPEMLSRVFDLFVQVDPSIDRSGGGLGIGLTLVDRLVAMHGGTVSVHSEGLGKGSEFRVRLPLPPRQAAAPRAPPPSARPAQEPPAKRRVVVVEDNEDVRDIMKELLEDQGHEVTVATHGLAAVETLLAVLPDVAFVDVGLPGIDGFEVARRVRATPEGASLYLVALTGYGGPDAKAKAQQAGFNLHLVKPINFQDLPRIMDSTPKKTPQPS
- a CDS encoding glycosyltransferase family 4 protein, with the protein product MSGASPLKLALLMDPREEGWPSMDLVGEALLEGLSARPREVAVTGVRPALHRVVRQLPKVGTRNAAFNADRLLTRFGAYPLRALQARGRYEAFHVVDHTYAQLVHALPAERTGVYCHDLDAFRSVLEPAREPRPAWFRGMARVTLRGLERAAVVFHSTQAVRRQLLAHGVTASERLVWAPYGVSPEYRPEPSPGDASEALLAPLGGRPFLLHVSSAIPRKRLDVLFDVFAALRARHPELRLVQQGGALTPAQRAQVAQLGIGDALLQPPKVDRATLAGMYRRAWAVLVPSEAEGFGLPVIEALACGARVIASDLEVLREVGGEACTYCPVAQVDAWVETLDALRSDRQQAPSREARLARASHFTWEAHAQTVLEAYLHLLRPGFSKRETKDGTR
- a CDS encoding prepilin-type N-terminal cleavage/methylation domain-containing protein — its product is MRFQARARQSEVSTQLKSLFTSMRTLQRKPDDNIHGTGFSPDRGNRYSYHLENGCSTYEERTTLDAVLHPRDTCIGADANRFSDFPPFFELVPVPNPNWDEQGTAHGMGGEAGIYGDTGSWDFIAYGAGDVDDQVSDAPDTWLISSADGLLETACPDSAGVPESVSAGEPFNVSNDVNCP
- a CDS encoding glycosyltransferase family 4 protein; translation: MAMPNPSAAPVSWHLLTGEYPPQPGGVSDYTRLVAHALARAGERVHVWAPGAREERTEEGVQVHREPGLFTPLGLARLTWALERMPRPRRLLLQYVPHAFGMKAMNVPFCAWFAARRHDERWVFFHEVVYPWSPQAPLRHQVLAGTTRVMAQMVAGSATRTFVSIPAWKAYLPEEVRARAEWRPVPSTLSTVASPEAVSRLRAELGPGPWLGHFGTYGKATAEPLERVLVPLLHAGPERRALLLGRGSRAYAAGLEQRHPELAGRVVFRDALSPEEVAVCLKASDVLVQPYPDGVSARRTTAMAGLALGVPLVTNTGHLTEPVWRGLGALALAEGTEAAPFLALTERLLSHPQERAALGARAEEVYRERFSLERTVDALLSPAPTEGPARP
- a CDS encoding glycosyltransferase family 4 protein, producing the protein MRILFLNPVGILGGAERALLDLLACLRRLDPGLSLFLLVGTPGPLLDEARALGVEARLLPLPEQLSTLGDSGLRNQGPQALWGFARRLAPAPALLATYLRALRREVQALRPQLIHSNGIKTHLLSPATVGLPVARVWHIHDFVGERPLVRRALRGLRPLATAAIANSQAVGEDAREVLGGVPVRVVYNGVDVERFTPGPGDGARLDGLAGLPPAAEGTLRIGLVATYARWKGHDVFLQAAAGLVRACPTVPLRFYLVGAPLYRTQASQFSEAELRGFVKALGLEGQVGLVPFQQDPVAVYRALDIFVHASTRREPFGLTIAEAMACGRPTVLSRASGAAEQITEGVEALSVPPGEPTLLTTALRGLVENAGLREHLGRSARQAAVARFSRERYARQILSLYRSLPAAQGTP